A genome region from Nocardia sp. NBC_01730 includes the following:
- a CDS encoding class I SAM-dependent methyltransferase, producing MSANPFAIAEPWDLVADGYAEFAPAVMQPFSARALGFASLSPVSEVVDVAAGPGTLSLLAADQVARVEAIDFSESMIALLAENAAAAGLTNIAAQVGDGQALPFDSDRFDAGFSMFGLMFFPERAKGFAELYRVLRPGGTAVVSSWAPVVESPLMRMMFGALAAADPNIHEPQPNFLSLENPQVFESEMRGAGFEAVSIQRHSIALTFGSPEEMWETMVRSSAPLELMRHSVGPEVWAERATLMKAFLVANYRPNCPLSTTAYLGIGHKPEG from the coding sequence ATGTCCGCAAACCCGTTTGCCATCGCCGAGCCGTGGGATCTCGTCGCCGATGGATACGCCGAGTTCGCCCCCGCTGTCATGCAGCCGTTCTCCGCGCGTGCGCTCGGGTTCGCCTCGCTGTCGCCGGTTTCGGAGGTCGTGGATGTCGCCGCCGGACCGGGCACGCTCAGCCTGCTGGCAGCCGACCAGGTGGCGCGGGTCGAGGCCATCGATTTCTCCGAGTCGATGATCGCGCTGCTTGCGGAAAACGCGGCGGCCGCCGGGCTGACGAACATCGCGGCGCAGGTGGGGGACGGGCAGGCGCTGCCGTTCGACAGTGACCGGTTCGACGCCGGATTCTCGATGTTCGGGCTGATGTTCTTCCCGGAGCGTGCCAAAGGTTTCGCCGAGCTGTACCGGGTGCTGCGGCCGGGCGGAACGGCGGTGGTGTCGAGCTGGGCGCCGGTCGTGGAGTCGCCGCTGATGCGGATGATGTTCGGCGCCCTCGCTGCCGCCGATCCGAACATTCACGAGCCGCAGCCCAACTTCCTGAGCCTGGAGAACCCGCAGGTCTTCGAATCCGAGATGCGCGGCGCCGGGTTCGAAGCTGTCTCGATCCAGCGGCATTCGATCGCGCTCACCTTCGGCAGCCCCGAGGAGATGTGGGAGACCATGGTGCGCAGCAGCGCGCCGCTGGAACTCATGCGCCACAGCGTCGGGCCGGAGGTGTGGGCCGAGCGCGCGACGTTGATGAAGGCCTTTCTCGTGGCGAATTACCGGCCGAACTGTCCGCTGTCCACCACCGCCTATCTCGGCATCGGGCACAAGCCGGAGGGCTGA
- a CDS encoding SDR family NAD(P)-dependent oxidoreductase has translation MEISGSAAIVTGGASGLGAATAKRFAELGATVFGLDVPQSIERAGDNMPAGVTLLPADVTSNDEVGAAVAKVVESGAPLRIVVNCAGVGWAGRILSKNGPHDLELFRTVITVNLLGTFNVMRLAADAIAKTDAVDEYGQRGVIINTASVAAFEGQIGQIAYSASKGGVHGMTVPAARDLAQFGIRVNTIAPGIIDTPMLAGVTEEYRKGLEAGVPFPSRLGRPDEYAQLSQYIVEHDYLNGETIRMDGALRMAPR, from the coding sequence GTGGAGATTTCGGGTTCCGCCGCTATTGTCACCGGAGGTGCGTCCGGCCTCGGCGCCGCCACCGCCAAGCGTTTCGCCGAGCTCGGTGCCACCGTCTTCGGACTTGATGTGCCGCAGTCGATCGAGCGCGCCGGCGACAACATGCCCGCCGGGGTCACCCTGCTCCCGGCCGATGTGACCAGCAACGACGAGGTCGGCGCGGCGGTCGCGAAGGTCGTCGAGTCGGGCGCGCCGCTGCGCATCGTGGTCAACTGCGCCGGTGTCGGCTGGGCAGGCCGGATCCTGTCCAAGAACGGCCCGCACGACCTGGAACTGTTCCGCACGGTCATCACCGTGAACCTGCTCGGCACCTTCAACGTCATGCGGCTGGCCGCCGACGCGATCGCCAAGACCGACGCCGTCGACGAGTACGGCCAGCGCGGCGTCATCATCAACACCGCATCGGTCGCCGCGTTCGAGGGCCAGATCGGCCAGATCGCGTACTCCGCCTCCAAGGGCGGCGTGCACGGCATGACCGTTCCCGCCGCGCGCGACCTCGCCCAGTTCGGCATCCGCGTGAACACCATCGCCCCTGGCATCATCGACACCCCGATGCTGGCCGGCGTCACCGAGGAGTATCGCAAGGGACTCGAGGCCGGCGTTCCCTTCCCGTCCCGCCTCGGCCGTCCGGACGAGTACGCGCAGCTGTCGCAATACATCGTCGAGCACGACTACCTGAACGGCGAGACCATCCGCATGGACGGCGCGCTGCGCATGGCCCCGCGGTAA
- a CDS encoding TetR/AcrR family transcriptional regulator: MTESATSARQLPRGRHGLPRELVIASQRERILIATAQAMAENGYVGTSVAAILKRAGVSRETFYEQFRSKEHCFDAAYERAVQMLLDRIADATGGEEDSAAPGEQDAMARMDRIFRAYLQHLIDDPASARLFLVEVFAVGSAAISRRAQLQELFVGLIAGVLDARTEQQRFACQALAAAIGSMVTARIAAGDPDGLLALREPLLNLVRGGGELYGCAVVDHAP; encoded by the coding sequence ATGACCGAATCGGCCACCAGCGCACGCCAACTCCCTCGTGGCAGGCACGGCCTGCCGCGGGAGCTGGTGATCGCTTCGCAGCGCGAGCGGATTCTGATCGCGACAGCGCAGGCGATGGCCGAAAATGGCTATGTCGGAACGTCGGTCGCGGCGATCCTGAAACGCGCGGGGGTGTCCAGAGAGACTTTCTACGAGCAATTCCGTTCCAAGGAGCACTGTTTCGACGCGGCATACGAGCGTGCCGTACAGATGCTGCTCGACCGCATCGCCGACGCGACCGGGGGAGAAGAGGATTCCGCAGCGCCGGGGGAGCAGGATGCCATGGCGCGAATGGACCGGATCTTCCGCGCCTATCTCCAACATCTGATCGACGACCCGGCCAGCGCGCGGCTGTTCTTGGTCGAAGTCTTCGCGGTGGGGTCCGCGGCGATCTCGCGCCGGGCCCAGCTCCAGGAGCTGTTCGTCGGCTTGATCGCCGGGGTGCTCGACGCGCGGACCGAGCAGCAGCGCTTCGCCTGTCAGGCGCTTGCCGCCGCGATCGGCTCGATGGTCACCGCTCGGATCGCGGCTGGTGATCCGGACGGTCTGCTGGCGCTGCGGGAACCTCTGCTGAACCTGGTGCGTGGAGGTGGCGAGCTGTACGGGTGCGCAGTGGTCGATCATGCGCCCTGA
- a CDS encoding DUF1772 domain-containing protein: MTPRRAILLWLLVIFVSIQFGAGWYEKLSIIPLWEDAPPDQVLTAMAESGFKRAGRAFWPFVSPVVTLLSLINLFFAWRTPGPFRRWWIAGAATMACYSATTYGYFATQMLLFQSGGAEWTPDRVESFVELWTALNYPRMVLGGIGWLCALRALSLSAARTDRPVAARTLA; this comes from the coding sequence ATGACCCCAAGACGCGCGATCCTGCTGTGGCTGCTGGTGATCTTCGTCAGTATCCAGTTCGGCGCCGGATGGTACGAGAAGCTCAGCATCATCCCGCTGTGGGAGGATGCCCCGCCCGACCAGGTACTCACCGCGATGGCGGAATCCGGCTTCAAGCGGGCGGGGCGGGCCTTCTGGCCGTTCGTCTCGCCCGTGGTTACGCTGCTGTCGCTGATCAATCTGTTCTTCGCGTGGCGCACGCCAGGCCCCTTCCGGCGCTGGTGGATCGCGGGCGCCGCGACCATGGCCTGCTACTCCGCAACAACCTACGGCTACTTCGCGACCCAGATGCTGCTGTTCCAGTCCGGCGGCGCCGAGTGGACACCCGATCGCGTCGAGTCGTTCGTCGAGTTGTGGACTGCGTTGAACTACCCGCGCATGGTTCTGGGCGGCATCGGCTGGCTCTGCGCCTTGCGCGCGCTGTCGCTGTCGGCCGCCCGCACGGACCGTCCGGTCGCTGCCAGGACCCTTGCCTGA
- a CDS encoding MarR family transcriptional regulator produces the protein MQATRTVMFHSTVAARLGITLTDLSCLNILGVDGPQTPGRLADRIGITRGGAVTALIDRLERAGYVRRERDPDDRRRVLVALDEASATVAPLFSGLGTAISEHLDGYDTAEIELLTRFVAGVNGRVAQATDRLRSAQTP, from the coding sequence GTGCAGGCGACCCGTACCGTCATGTTCCACTCGACGGTGGCGGCGCGGCTCGGCATCACGCTGACCGATCTCAGCTGTCTCAATATTCTCGGCGTCGATGGGCCGCAGACTCCGGGCAGATTGGCCGATCGCATCGGGATCACCCGAGGTGGCGCGGTAACCGCCCTGATCGACCGACTCGAACGCGCAGGTTACGTTCGGCGCGAACGCGATCCTGACGACCGGCGTCGCGTTCTCGTCGCGCTCGACGAGGCCAGCGCCACGGTCGCGCCGCTGTTCTCTGGCCTGGGTACAGCGATCAGCGAACATCTCGACGGGTACGACACCGCCGAGATCGAGCTGCTGACACGGTTCGTCGCCGGGGTCAACGGCCGCGTTGCCCAGGCAACCGATCGGCTGCGATCTGCGCAAACTCCGTGA
- a CDS encoding TMEM165/GDT1 family protein, translated as MIATVLLSIGIVFLAELGDKSQLMALTFAMRYRWWVVLGGIATATAAVHLISVGVGYFLGAALPTRAISLIAAMTFLAVGLWTLREHFGAAADDEPEPKTQRTSTAPFFVVLSAFLLAELGDRTMFATAALATDYDWVGVWLGSTIGMVAADALAIAVGILVGKHLPERAIGVGSGLLFLYFGATTLLGAAVPAVEGLIVAAVAIAVPAVAIGVLLTRRAIAGQQSRVGELGTITEFAQIAADRLPGQRGR; from the coding sequence ATGATCGCCACCGTATTGCTGAGTATCGGCATCGTCTTTCTTGCCGAGTTGGGCGACAAATCCCAGCTGATGGCGCTGACGTTCGCAATGCGCTATCGCTGGTGGGTGGTGCTCGGCGGCATCGCGACGGCCACCGCCGCGGTGCACCTGATCTCGGTCGGCGTCGGTTACTTCCTCGGCGCAGCACTGCCTACGAGGGCGATCTCATTGATCGCCGCGATGACCTTCCTTGCCGTCGGCCTGTGGACGCTACGCGAGCACTTCGGCGCCGCCGCGGACGACGAACCCGAGCCGAAGACCCAGCGGACCAGCACCGCGCCGTTCTTCGTGGTGCTCTCCGCGTTCCTGCTCGCCGAGTTGGGCGACCGGACCATGTTCGCCACCGCCGCGCTGGCCACCGACTACGACTGGGTCGGCGTGTGGCTCGGCTCGACCATCGGTATGGTCGCCGCCGACGCGCTCGCCATCGCGGTCGGCATCCTGGTCGGCAAGCATCTTCCCGAGCGTGCCATCGGCGTCGGGTCGGGCTTGCTGTTCCTCTACTTCGGCGCGACAACCCTGCTCGGAGCGGCAGTACCGGCCGTGGAGGGGCTGATCGTCGCAGCCGTGGCCATTGCCGTACCAGCAGTGGCCATCGGAGTGCTACTGACTCGCAGGGCGATCGCAGGCCAACAGTCCCGAGTCGGCGAACTGGGGACGATCACGGAGTTTGCGCAGATCGCAGCCGATCGGTTGCCTGGGCAACGCGGCCGTTGA
- a CDS encoding peptidase, translating into MRTNEPIGITPFHSRGSLRGFVISGRWPDTTKEWAQVLVLAVRVATLPGLLATSTVFGVREELPDDPAPGTVGLVLAEGPVLGAEALEPGRFAEHVPAALLMLHPPSETRPSLPECMGVASGCVLLPGVPHLGLEHRAAWAETESDGTVTSLVSRVGLDPISDPDTAVLAMLLAA; encoded by the coding sequence ATGCGCACCAACGAACCGATCGGCATCACGCCGTTCCACTCGCGCGGATCATTGCGGGGTTTCGTCATCTCCGGCCGCTGGCCGGACACCACCAAGGAATGGGCGCAGGTGCTCGTACTGGCCGTGCGCGTGGCCACGCTGCCAGGATTGCTGGCGACCTCGACGGTCTTCGGGGTGCGCGAGGAGCTGCCGGACGATCCAGCACCCGGCACGGTCGGACTGGTGCTGGCCGAAGGTCCCGTGCTCGGCGCGGAAGCCCTGGAGCCGGGGAGGTTTGCCGAGCATGTACCGGCCGCCCTCCTGATGCTGCATCCACCGTCCGAAACCCGCCCGTCGCTGCCCGAGTGCATGGGCGTGGCATCCGGCTGCGTCCTGCTGCCCGGCGTCCCGCATCTCGGACTGGAGCACCGCGCCGCTTGGGCCGAGACGGAATCCGACGGCACGGTCACCTCGCTGGTCAGCCGGGTCGGCCTCGACCCGATCAGTGATCCCGACACCGCGGTTCTGGCTATGCTTCTCGCCGCATGA
- a CDS encoding superoxide dismutase — protein sequence MAEYTLPDLDYDYSALEPHISGQINEIHHSKHHAAYVAGVNTALEKLEAAREAGDHGAIFLHEKNLAFHLGGHVNHSIWWKNLSPNGGDKPVGELAAAIDDQFGSFDRFRAQFSAAANGLQGSGWAVLGFDTLGQKLLTFQLYDQQANVPLGIIPLLQVDMWEHAFYLQYKNVKADYVTAFWNVVNWADVQDRFAKATTQAKGLIFG from the coding sequence GTGGCTGAGTACACGCTGCCAGATCTGGATTACGACTACAGCGCCCTGGAGCCCCACATCTCCGGGCAGATCAACGAGATTCATCATTCCAAGCACCACGCCGCTTACGTCGCGGGTGTGAACACCGCGTTGGAGAAGTTGGAAGCCGCCCGCGAGGCGGGCGATCACGGCGCGATCTTCCTGCACGAGAAGAATCTCGCGTTCCACCTGGGTGGGCATGTCAACCACTCCATCTGGTGGAAGAACCTCTCCCCCAACGGCGGTGACAAGCCGGTCGGCGAGCTCGCCGCGGCGATCGACGACCAGTTCGGGTCGTTCGACAGGTTCCGCGCGCAGTTCTCCGCCGCGGCCAACGGTCTGCAGGGCTCCGGCTGGGCCGTGCTCGGCTTCGATACCCTCGGCCAGAAGCTGCTGACCTTCCAGCTCTACGACCAGCAGGCCAACGTCCCGCTCGGCATCATCCCTCTGCTGCAGGTCGACATGTGGGAGCACGCCTTCTACCTGCAGTACAAGAACGTCAAGGCGGACTACGTCACCGCGTTCTGGAACGTCGTCAACTGGGCCGACGTCCAGGATCGCTTCGCCAAGGCGACCACCCAGGCCAAGGGCCTCATCTTCGGCTGA
- the msrA gene encoding peptide-methionine (S)-S-oxide reductase MsrA: MSWYDELVGRVRLPEPVVITPEQALPGRAEPLLVADTHFVNGHPIHPPFSEFSEFSEFSEFSEFSEGMRIAVVAMGCFWGAEKGFWELDGVYTTAVGYVGGYTPNPTYEEVCSGRTGHTESVLVVFDPAVIDYAGILKYFWENHDPTQGMRQGNDRGTQYRSAIFTLDAEQAEVAHSTEEVFGKRLAEAGYGEITTEIVPLPELSGFYYAEGYHQQYLAKNPGGYCPVHATGVSCPVGLGA; this comes from the coding sequence ATGTCGTGGTACGACGAACTAGTAGGGCGCGTCAGACTTCCCGAGCCCGTCGTCATCACCCCGGAGCAGGCGCTGCCCGGCCGGGCCGAACCGCTTCTGGTGGCGGATACCCATTTTGTGAACGGTCACCCGATCCATCCACCGTTCTCGGAGTTCTCGGAGTTCTCGGAGTTCTCGGAGTTCTCGGAGTTCTCGGAGGGCATGCGGATTGCCGTCGTCGCCATGGGATGCTTCTGGGGCGCGGAAAAGGGTTTTTGGGAGCTCGACGGGGTTTACACGACAGCGGTCGGTTATGTCGGCGGGTACACGCCGAACCCCACCTATGAAGAGGTGTGCAGCGGGCGGACGGGGCACACGGAATCCGTGCTCGTCGTGTTCGATCCCGCGGTGATCGACTACGCGGGCATCCTCAAATACTTCTGGGAGAACCACGATCCCACCCAGGGCATGCGCCAGGGCAACGACCGCGGCACCCAATACCGTTCGGCCATCTTCACTCTCGACGCCGAGCAGGCCGAGGTTGCCCACTCGACCGAGGAGGTTTTCGGCAAGCGTCTGGCCGAGGCCGGATACGGCGAGATCACCACGGAGATCGTGCCGCTGCCCGAGTTGTCGGGCTTCTACTACGCCGAGGGCTACCACCAGCAGTATCTGGCGAAGAACCCGGGCGGATACTGTCCGGTCCATGCCACCGGCGTGAGCTGCCCGGTGGGCTTGGGTGCCTGA
- a CDS encoding rhodanese-like domain-containing protein, whose protein sequence is MTSPHVLSVAVEDVPADFDGSVPASADTPRPILLDVREDDEWQLGHAPGAIHIPMVDVPARLDELEYDVDLYVVCRQGGRSLQVVEYLTHVGFDAIQVCGGMVAWQHAGRPLVADGDHQAKIY, encoded by the coding sequence GTGACGAGCCCCCACGTTCTGTCGGTCGCGGTGGAGGACGTGCCCGCCGATTTCGACGGCAGCGTGCCCGCGTCGGCCGACACTCCGCGACCGATCCTGCTCGACGTCCGCGAGGATGACGAGTGGCAGCTCGGGCACGCGCCAGGCGCGATCCACATCCCGATGGTCGACGTGCCCGCCCGGCTCGACGAGCTGGAGTACGACGTCGATCTCTACGTTGTCTGCAGGCAAGGCGGCCGGTCGCTCCAGGTGGTCGAATACCTCACGCACGTCGGCTTCGACGCCATCCAGGTTTGCGGTGGCATGGTTGCGTGGCAGCACGCGGGACGCCCCCTGGTCGCGGATGGCGACCACCAGGCGAAGATCTACTGA
- a CDS encoding DUF4328 domain-containing protein, producing the protein MTTVVQPCARCGARWAVQGAPMHWCPRCRGVLLSPAPIDAPTDRRNYRWVARRPDQRGRRAQPGRSAARTETPRYTQPPRWGLIDPPAQAITAPSRRFGLLTDSVTKLLVATAVVFAVGTVAELVRYLILLRNRTRLIHPAVLFCSDAFVIGSAVLALVLALVTAVAVLGWLIETRRAAYAEAGRRDPRSWRALALGCLVPVVNLLWPGIFLTEVVARRGDPRAIRAVRIWWVTWVFGGVVAMAALLWRTADSLQAKADGVMFTAFTDAVAVAVALLTLWVLRTIDGHDLLGRGRTTRRWLIAVDPAVPVIEPVHPGGVDREADTARAEATDAPVEADEDNGAVDREQEEVVSK; encoded by the coding sequence GTGACTACGGTGGTGCAACCTTGTGCGCGCTGCGGCGCGCGCTGGGCCGTGCAAGGGGCGCCGATGCACTGGTGCCCGCGCTGCCGCGGCGTGCTGCTCTCGCCCGCGCCGATCGACGCTCCCACCGACCGGCGCAACTACCGATGGGTGGCGCGCAGACCCGACCAACGCGGGCGCAGGGCGCAACCCGGGCGCTCCGCAGCTCGGACGGAGACGCCCCGCTACACGCAGCCCCCGCGCTGGGGACTGATCGACCCGCCGGCGCAGGCCATTACCGCACCGTCGCGCCGGTTCGGCTTGCTGACGGACTCGGTGACCAAACTGCTTGTCGCGACCGCGGTCGTGTTCGCCGTCGGCACGGTGGCCGAGCTTGTGCGCTATCTGATCCTGCTGCGTAACCGGACCCGCCTGATTCATCCCGCCGTGCTGTTCTGCTCCGACGCGTTTGTCATCGGCTCCGCCGTGCTCGCGCTGGTGCTCGCGCTGGTGACGGCGGTGGCCGTGCTCGGCTGGCTGATCGAAACCAGGCGGGCGGCCTACGCGGAGGCCGGTCGGCGCGACCCGCGCTCATGGCGAGCGCTCGCGCTCGGGTGCCTCGTTCCGGTGGTCAACCTGCTGTGGCCGGGGATCTTCCTCACCGAGGTCGTCGCGCGGCGCGGTGATCCGCGCGCCATCCGCGCGGTTCGGATCTGGTGGGTGACCTGGGTGTTCGGTGGTGTCGTCGCGATGGCCGCACTGCTGTGGCGAACTGCGGATTCGCTGCAGGCCAAGGCGGACGGGGTGATGTTCACCGCGTTCACCGACGCAGTCGCAGTCGCCGTCGCGTTGCTGACCCTGTGGGTGCTGCGCACAATCGATGGGCATGATCTGCTCGGTCGCGGCCGGACCACGCGCCGATGGTTGATCGCGGTCGATCCCGCCGTGCCGGTGATCGAGCCGGTGCATCCCGGCGGCGTGGACCGCGAAGCCGACACCGCGCGAGCCGAGGCAACCGACGCGCCCGTGGAAGCGGACGAGGACAACGGTGCTGTGGACCGTGAGCAGGAGGAGGTTGTGTCCAAGTGA
- a CDS encoding glycerophosphodiester phosphodiesterase — MSQGNRAPFVVAHRGASAARPEHTLAAYELALQEGADGVECDVRLTRDGHLVCVHDRTVDRTSSGTGLVSDMTLAELQALDFGGGGERATVLTLSELIGLVLDWRSRPTKLFIETKHPVRYGALVENKVLAELQRFGIATPASAAHSRAVVMSFAATAVWRIRRAAPLLPTVLLGESSRYLGGSAATTVGATAVGPSVKTLREHPDLVDKAAAAGRATYCWTVDAPVDVQLCADLGVSWIATNHPRRTKSLLSAA, encoded by the coding sequence GTGAGCCAGGGCAATCGCGCGCCGTTCGTCGTCGCGCATCGAGGCGCCTCGGCGGCGCGCCCCGAGCACACGCTCGCGGCCTACGAGCTGGCGCTCCAGGAGGGCGCCGACGGCGTCGAATGCGACGTCCGGCTGACCCGTGACGGACATCTGGTGTGCGTGCACGACCGCACCGTGGACCGGACCTCCTCGGGCACTGGGCTGGTCAGCGATATGACCCTGGCCGAACTCCAGGCGCTCGACTTCGGCGGTGGCGGCGAGCGCGCCACGGTGCTGACCCTCAGCGAGCTGATCGGCCTGGTGCTGGACTGGCGCAGCAGGCCGACGAAGTTGTTCATCGAGACCAAGCACCCGGTCCGTTACGGGGCGCTGGTGGAGAACAAGGTGCTCGCCGAACTTCAGCGATTCGGCATCGCCACTCCCGCCTCGGCCGCCCATTCCCGCGCCGTGGTCATGTCCTTCGCGGCCACCGCGGTCTGGCGGATCCGCCGCGCCGCGCCGCTGCTGCCCACCGTGCTGCTCGGCGAATCGTCGCGCTACCTGGGTGGATCGGCCGCCACGACGGTCGGCGCGACCGCCGTAGGCCCGTCGGTGAAGACGCTGCGCGAGCACCCCGACCTGGTCGACAAGGCCGCCGCCGCGGGACGCGCCACCTACTGCTGGACCGTCGACGCCCCCGTCGACGTCCAGCTGTGCGCCGACCTCGGCGTCAGCTGGATCGCCACCAACCACCCCAGACGCACCAAATCACTGCTCAGCGCCGCCTGA
- a CDS encoding DUF5926 family protein: protein MGKSKRNSPKPGGNRAQRLAERRAALEQAAQAVTRPFEGLAAECDLVALREFVPSATAQLTLAPEVAAERTVVLATVLPGAVAALVRADDQPSGYVGAQVQFQGADPAADLAAAILWTQSAEPGDSLTSVESVAGGPRLADVIDPGVALDLTVHQDFDWWVPEGVDPDPQVAATIEQAKQAIMPSARLGLDADVIGAAWWVDAGEKAHIRWVRPEEEDNLMQALARLHASGGLHLGDGSRFAGSFRTHGLLVPVFDLDRERHADEWVKPAIEFGARLAEALATDVPLTADERRSRDGLRSRQITLR from the coding sequence GTGGGTAAGAGCAAGCGCAACAGTCCTAAGCCCGGCGGGAACCGGGCCCAGCGTCTCGCGGAGCGGCGGGCGGCGCTGGAGCAGGCGGCGCAGGCCGTCACGCGTCCGTTCGAGGGCCTGGCCGCGGAGTGTGATCTCGTCGCGCTGCGCGAGTTCGTTCCGTCGGCGACGGCGCAGCTGACGCTGGCGCCCGAGGTCGCGGCCGAGCGCACGGTCGTGCTCGCCACGGTGCTGCCTGGCGCGGTGGCCGCGCTGGTCCGGGCCGATGATCAGCCGAGTGGCTACGTCGGTGCGCAGGTGCAGTTCCAGGGTGCCGATCCGGCCGCTGATCTTGCCGCGGCGATCCTGTGGACGCAGTCGGCCGAGCCCGGCGACTCGCTGACCTCCGTGGAGAGCGTGGCGGGCGGCCCTAGGTTGGCCGACGTGATCGATCCCGGTGTGGCGCTGGATCTCACTGTGCACCAGGACTTCGACTGGTGGGTGCCCGAGGGCGTCGATCCCGACCCGCAGGTCGCGGCGACTATAGAGCAGGCCAAGCAGGCGATCATGCCGTCGGCGAGACTCGGGCTGGACGCGGACGTGATCGGCGCGGCCTGGTGGGTGGACGCGGGCGAGAAGGCCCACATCCGCTGGGTCCGGCCGGAGGAGGAAGACAATCTGATGCAGGCCCTGGCCCGCCTGCACGCGTCCGGTGGTCTGCACCTCGGTGACGGTTCGCGGTTCGCGGGTTCGTTCCGCACGCACGGCCTGCTGGTGCCGGTGTTCGACCTGGATCGTGAGCGGCACGCCGACGAGTGGGTGAAGCCGGCCATCGAGTTCGGCGCCCGGCTGGCCGAGGCGTTGGCCACCGATGTTCCGCTGACGGCCGACGAGCGGCGTTCGCGGGACGGTCTGCGGTCTCGTCAGATCACCCTGCGCTGA
- a CDS encoding ferritin gives MSSHPESPRSKFHGLLHDQIRHEFNAEHQYIAIAVWFDNADLPQLAKRFYAQAVEERNHAMMIVQYFLDRDISIELSGVDAAKSHFETAREPIALALAQEKTVTDQIIQLASTAREEGDYLGEQFMQWFLKEQVEEVANMTTLLTIADRAGSNLFDLEEFIAREMSGPSDTSGAPSTAGGSV, from the coding sequence ATGTCCAGCCATCCGGAATCCCCCCGCAGCAAATTCCATGGCCTGCTGCACGACCAGATCCGGCACGAATTCAATGCCGAACATCAATACATTGCGATAGCGGTGTGGTTCGATAACGCGGATCTGCCCCAGTTGGCCAAGCGCTTCTACGCGCAGGCGGTCGAAGAACGCAACCACGCGATGATGATCGTGCAGTACTTCCTCGATCGGGATATCAGTATCGAGCTTTCCGGCGTCGACGCCGCCAAATCCCACTTCGAGACTGCCCGCGAACCGATCGCGCTGGCCCTCGCCCAGGAGAAGACGGTCACCGACCAGATCATCCAGCTGGCGAGCACAGCCCGGGAAGAGGGCGACTACCTCGGCGAGCAGTTCATGCAGTGGTTCCTGAAGGAGCAGGTCGAAGAAGTCGCCAATATGACAACCCTGCTCACGATCGCCGATCGCGCGGGGTCGAACCTGTTCGACCTCGAAGAATTCATCGCCAGGGAAATGAGCGGCCCCAGTGATACATCCGGTGCCCCTTCGACAGCGGGCGGCAGCGTCTGA
- a CDS encoding ferritin, producing the protein MPDTDVAESFPDLLRAQIRHGFTAAQQYLAAAVYFDSNRLPQLAGHGYGRSREQYAHALRMVQYLLDRDFYVQIGGLDEICSTFEDPRAAIAFLLELEQTRSTQISDLARAARVSGDYLGERFIQWFLEEQVRNVARTTTLLTVIDRAAGQLFDVEEFVARELQAPQPFDGTAPKMAGAAKN; encoded by the coding sequence ATGCCGGACACCGATGTCGCTGAGTCCTTCCCCGACTTGCTGCGCGCACAGATCCGTCACGGGTTCACCGCCGCCCAGCAGTATCTCGCCGCGGCCGTGTACTTCGACTCGAACCGGTTGCCGCAGTTGGCCGGACACGGCTACGGCCGGTCGCGCGAGCAGTACGCGCACGCCCTGCGGATGGTGCAGTACCTGCTCGACCGTGACTTCTATGTGCAGATCGGCGGGTTGGACGAGATCTGCTCGACCTTCGAAGACCCTCGCGCCGCAATAGCTTTCCTGCTGGAGCTCGAACAGACCCGCAGCACACAGATCAGCGACCTGGCCCGCGCGGCGCGTGTGTCCGGTGACTATCTCGGCGAGCGATTCATCCAGTGGTTCCTCGAAGAACAGGTGCGGAACGTGGCCAGAACGACCACGCTGCTGACTGTCATCGATCGTGCCGCGGGCCAGTTGTTCGACGTCGAGGAGTTCGTCGCCCGCGAGCTTCAGGCACCGCAACCTTTCGACGGCACGGCGCCGAAAATGGCAGGGGCAGCGAAGAATTAA